A window from Candidatus Omnitrophota bacterium encodes these proteins:
- a CDS encoding XRE family transcriptional regulator — MHVGEIINKYRKEEKMTLSELSQKSGVALATLSRVENGKMTGTLKSHINICDALGITITDLYKDLPSAKKTVEVKTKETGPKVSIHDKKSASIILATNVRDKNMLPILITIAKHGRTGAEEDARGVEKFIYVIEGRIEAAIGEEKYVLGSGDTIYFDSSAPHYFKNLGNSEVKIVSVSCPPAA, encoded by the coding sequence ATGCATGTCGGAGAGATAATAAATAAATACAGGAAAGAAGAAAAGATGACGCTCTCGGAGCTGTCGCAGAAATCCGGCGTCGCGCTCGCCACGTTGAGCAGGGTCGAGAACGGCAAGATGACGGGTACATTAAAATCGCACATAAATATATGCGACGCGTTAGGCATTACCATAACCGATCTCTATAAAGATCTGCCCTCCGCAAAGAAGACCGTCGAGGTAAAAACAAAAGAAACCGGGCCTAAGGTCTCGATACACGACAAGAAATCCGCGTCAATTATACTCGCGACAAATGTCCGCGACAAGAATATGCTCCCCATCCTCATTACAATAGCAAAGCACGGCCGCACCGGCGCGGAAGAAGATGCGCGCGGCGTCGAAAAGTTCATTTACGTCATTGAAGGACGGATCGAAGCGGCTATAGGCGAGGAAAAATACGTATTGGGTTCGGGCGACACTATATACTTCGACTCATCCGCACCTCACTATTTTAAGAATCTTGGAAATAGCGAGGTGAAGATCGTCTCTGTATCCTGTCCGCCCGCGGCTTAA
- a CDS encoding putative Ig domain-containing protein, whose translation MRRINFLIVCALTCIVIAGVTELCFASIPPTTIITAKLDANPAEDIIINFGSQHGLWVYSNNSVWFHLHPISPKSITRADLDGNGIDDLVIDFGSQYGVYVYSDTGAWTQLHIFTASSITAADLDGNGKDDIIIDFGPQYGIYVYSDTGAWIQLHTLTAKSITAADLDGNGKDDIIVDFGSQYGIYVYSDTGAWNQLHNFTTKSITAADLDGNGKDDIIVDFGSEYGIYVYSDTGAWNQLHNFTTKSITAADLDGNGIDDIIIDFGSQYGIWIYYNNSTWQKLHDLSPWAVNVPPPQFTNLTDKTVVIGNLLQFTLEADGSYVPAGELAYSVAGLPPDASFDAASRTISWTPTLSDKGTYDVTFTVTNGATSSTKSIILSTVYIEEALLTNDASIVGKPSIYDDKVIWSDNRNSSYDLYLYDISGHSESLLNIDTAAKFKPAIYGDNIVYIDQDFNLYMYDLSTTQKTEVTTLSTADNGPAIYKNKIAYVADPVNICIYDIPTGQVTAISDASSSHGSLNMDENSLFWESSRLDSGQNVYDIYTYDLQAGTKSMVLNNLALCGFAAYGDKISWAQSTGLWIYNISTKEGMQLTQNSGSINLAMYEYRIVWAGDDSQIHLTAMTFSPRIISADCECGYTGYNVNITGTNLGYSQGSSNIELGGSVVNAAITSWSDTSIVCVIPFNTDLSGNQTLKVNTPGGKSNGVEITLQDLSKLPTKPTLNTFSTPTSNTVQTLSGTKDINTSIWMNGVEKVPIDSFTTWSVSITLAEGQNNINVTAKNSTGGESQSALASILLDTTPPTTPVMIDDGATTNYISTFHAVWSAQDAESGIIEYRYRITDGTNGGSVIRDWTSTGVVPEVTATELSLSKGHTYYFSVQARNGAGLWSCISSSGGGTLIQAAPDIISISPVAGSILDSENTVDFNINAIDQEGDAIQYRILVDGEIVSDWNSAPNFSWQMTSPESGARQATVYVKDTWGNENSGCVSIYLARKALELP comes from the coding sequence ATGAGAAGAATAAATTTCCTAATCGTTTGTGCGCTTACCTGTATTGTTATTGCCGGAGTTACGGAGCTCTGCTTTGCTTCTATCCCGCCTACTACTATAATAACTGCTAAACTGGATGCTAATCCCGCCGAAGACATTATCATTAACTTCGGTTCTCAACACGGTCTTTGGGTATATTCCAATAACTCTGTCTGGTTTCACCTTCACCCTATAAGTCCTAAGTCAATTACCAGAGCTGATCTTGATGGCAATGGCATCGATGATCTCGTGATCGACTTCGGTTCTCAGTACGGCGTCTATGTGTATAGCGATACCGGTGCATGGACTCAGCTTCATATTTTTACCGCAAGCTCCATTACCGCCGCCGATCTTGACGGCAACGGTAAGGACGACATTATAATCGACTTTGGTCCCCAGTACGGCATCTATGTGTATAGCGATACCGGTGCATGGATTCAGCTTCATACTTTAACCGCAAAGTCAATCACCGCCGCCGATCTTGACGGCAATGGTAAGGATGATATCATCGTAGACTTTGGTTCACAGTACGGCATCTATGTGTATAGCGATACCGGTGCATGGAATCAGCTACATAACTTCACCACAAAGTCTATCACCGCCGCCGATCTTGACGGCAACGGTAAGGATGATATCATCGTAGACTTTGGTTCAGAGTACGGCATCTATGTGTATAGCGATACCGGTGCATGGAATCAGCTACATAACTTCACCACAAAGTCTATCACCGCCGCCGATCTTGACGGCAACGGTATTGACGACATTATAATCGACTTTGGTTCTCAGTACGGCATTTGGATATATTACAACAACTCTACATGGCAAAAATTACATGATCTTAGCCCATGGGCAGTGAATGTACCGCCGCCGCAATTCACGAATCTAACCGATAAGACCGTGGTCATAGGTAATTTATTACAATTTACGTTAGAAGCTGACGGCTCCTATGTTCCTGCGGGTGAGCTTGCGTATTCGGTTGCAGGCCTGCCTCCGGATGCTTCGTTTGATGCCGCAAGCCGCACTATTTCATGGACGCCAACCCTATCCGATAAAGGGACCTACGACGTTACCTTTACCGTAACCAATGGCGCTACATCATCCACCAAATCTATCATTCTCTCGACTGTATATATAGAGGAAGCCTTGCTCACAAATGACGCAAGCATTGTGGGTAAACCGTCTATTTATGACGATAAAGTTATCTGGTCAGATAATAGAAATTCAAGCTACGATCTTTACCTGTATGATATCTCAGGCCATAGCGAATCGCTCCTAAATATTGATACCGCGGCAAAATTTAAACCTGCGATATATGGAGATAATATTGTATATATCGATCAGGACTTCAACCTTTATATGTACGATCTCTCCACAACCCAGAAGACTGAAGTAACAACGCTTTCTACAGCCGATAACGGACCGGCTATTTATAAAAATAAAATAGCATATGTAGCTGACCCCGTGAATATCTGTATATATGATATACCAACCGGACAAGTAACTGCGATAAGCGACGCAAGCTCAAGCCATGGATCTCTGAATATGGATGAAAATTCTCTCTTTTGGGAAAGTAGTCGATTGGATTCCGGCCAGAATGTTTATGATATATACACCTACGACCTTCAAGCCGGAACTAAATCTATGGTATTAAATAATCTTGCTTTATGCGGATTTGCCGCATATGGAGATAAGATATCCTGGGCTCAATCAACCGGACTATGGATATACAATATCTCTACAAAAGAGGGGATGCAGTTAACGCAAAATTCAGGCTCTATCAATCTTGCCATGTATGAGTATAGGATCGTATGGGCGGGAGATGATAGCCAAATCCACCTTACGGCCATGACTTTCTCGCCTCGTATTATCTCTGCCGATTGTGAGTGCGGCTACACAGGCTATAATGTCAATATAACCGGCACAAACCTTGGGTATAGCCAGGGTTCTTCAAATATTGAGTTAGGTGGTAGTGTTGTAAATGCGGCCATAACATCCTGGTCAGACACTTCCATTGTCTGCGTAATACCGTTTAATACTGATTTATCAGGTAATCAGACGCTGAAAGTAAATACTCCAGGGGGTAAGAGTAATGGTGTTGAGATAACCTTGCAGGATTTATCAAAGCTTCCCACAAAACCGACTCTTAACACTTTTTCTACTCCTACCAGTAATACGGTGCAGACATTGTCAGGAACTAAAGATATTAATACCTCTATATGGATGAACGGAGTTGAAAAAGTCCCCATAGATAGCTTTACTACATGGTCTGTCTCTATAACGTTGGCAGAGGGTCAAAACAATATAAACGTCACAGCGAAAAACTCCACAGGCGGAGAGAGTCAATCCGCTCTCGCGAGCATCTTACTTGATACAACCCCTCCCACAACCCCAGTAATGATAGATGATGGAGCTACTACTAATTATATAAGCACTTTTCATGCTGTTTGGTCGGCTCAAGATGCGGAGTCTGGAATTATCGAGTATCGATATCGCATAACGGATGGCACTAATGGCGGATCGGTAATTCGTGATTGGACATCAACGGGTGTAGTGCCGGAGGTGACGGCTACGGAATTATCTCTATCCAAAGGTCATACGTATTATTTCAGCGTCCAGGCCCGGAATGGCGCGGGGTTGTGGAGCTGTATAAGTTCGAGCGGCGGCGGTACATTAATACAGGCCGCGCCGGATATAATATCGATCAGCCCGGTTGCGGGAAGTATTCTGGACTCTGAGAATACGGTGGATTTTAATATAAACGCTATCGACCAGGAAGGGGACGCCATCCAGTATAGGATATTGGTTGACGGCGAGATTGTAAGCGATTGGAATAGCGCTCCAAATTTTAGCTGGCAGATGACGTCGCCCGAATCCGGCGCAAGGCAGGCTACGGTTTATGTTAAAGATACATGGGGCAATGAAAACTCCGGTTGTGTATCGATATACCTGGCCAGAAAGGCATTGGAATTACCATGA
- a CDS encoding SpvB/TcaC N-terminal domain-containing protein, with the protein MSNKIFAIIIVIALSLTPRVFCAEETVKTEDVSATIETNTEEVVSKKSAAAMVKSSASAVASMAAGEDVSSGSVGGGASLSPLLSESFQTDLATGSATANIPIVVPPGRKNMQPSIAISYSSNNPNGVCGVGWGLTTSSIQRSTKNGTPKYDSTDTFVFASSGSSGDLALIDAENNEYRQKIETGFMKYVFDPAGLKWTVWDKAGTKYVFGTSVDSRIVGDDATKIFAWFLDRVEDVYGNTVLFTYEKDSGQIYLAGAIYTSNSTVTPALAADKAVSLVYETGRADIAYNNRAGWQIATAKRLKEVQVKVDGVLVWRYAFSYSTSADTTRSLLTQVTLFDAAGNSLPPKKFTYQTIE; encoded by the coding sequence ATGAGTAATAAAATATTTGCCATAATTATAGTTATAGCTTTATCGTTAACTCCACGTGTTTTTTGTGCTGAGGAAACTGTAAAAACCGAAGATGTATCGGCGACCATCGAAACGAATACGGAAGAAGTCGTTTCCAAAAAGAGCGCGGCGGCTATGGTCAAATCCTCGGCCTCGGCGGTGGCGTCTATGGCGGCGGGCGAAGACGTAAGTTCCGGCTCCGTCGGAGGAGGCGCTTCGCTGTCACCGCTTTTGAGCGAATCATTTCAGACGGATCTTGCCACCGGCAGTGCGACTGCCAATATTCCGATAGTCGTGCCGCCCGGTAGAAAGAATATGCAACCGTCGATAGCGATCTCCTATTCCAGCAATAACCCCAATGGAGTGTGCGGCGTCGGCTGGGGGCTTACAACCTCCAGCATTCAGCGCTCGACCAAGAATGGAACTCCAAAATACGATAGCACGGATACATTTGTTTTTGCTTCAAGCGGATCGAGCGGCGACCTCGCCCTGATCGATGCCGAGAATAATGAATATCGTCAGAAGATAGAGACGGGTTTTATGAAGTATGTCTTTGATCCTGCCGGCTTAAAATGGACGGTATGGGATAAAGCCGGCACTAAATATGTATTTGGCACTTCCGTCGATTCGAGGATCGTGGGTGACGACGCTACGAAAATATTCGCGTGGTTTCTGGACAGGGTCGAAGACGTATATGGCAATACGGTGTTATTTACTTATGAAAAGGATAGCGGGCAGATATATCTGGCCGGAGCTATTTATACCTCCAACTCTACTGTGACTCCGGCGCTCGCCGCGGATAAAGCGGTGAGCCTTGTTTACGAAACCGGCAGGGCCGATATTGCCTATAATAACAGAGCCGGGTGGCAGATAGCTACCGCCAAACGATTAAAAGAGGTACAGGTTAAAGTCGATGGCGTTCTCGTGTGGCGGTATGCGTTCAGTTACTCGACGAGCGCGGATACGACACGCTCGCTCCTGACGCAGGTTACGCTTTTCGACGCGGCCGGCAACAGTCTGCCTCCGAAGAAATTTACGTATCAAACGATCGAGTAG